Proteins encoded together in one Dechloromonas sp. HYN0024 window:
- a CDS encoding tyrosine-type recombinase/integrase — protein MESDQHREPWNKGTLVGQKPPLKPKDIWAIRIYLQNAHQVRDLAMFNLAIDSKLRGCDLVNLRVRDISHGNQILARAMVVQRKTQRPVQFELTEPTRGAVAAWITKAGLKSEHFLFPSRLSNSPHVSTRQYARIVHQWVAAVGLDSTVYGTHTMRRTKATLIYKRTKNLRAVQLLLGHSKLESTVRYLGIEVDDALEISEQTEI, from the coding sequence ATGGAATCCGATCAACACCGGGAGCCTTGGAATAAAGGCACGCTAGTCGGCCAGAAGCCACCGCTGAAGCCAAAGGACATCTGGGCGATCCGAATTTACCTACAGAACGCCCATCAGGTTCGAGACCTTGCTATGTTCAACCTGGCAATTGATAGCAAGCTGCGAGGCTGCGATCTTGTGAATTTGCGCGTTCGTGATATCTCACACGGCAATCAGATACTCGCGAGAGCGATGGTTGTTCAACGAAAAACCCAACGGCCAGTGCAGTTTGAGCTGACAGAGCCAACCAGGGGTGCTGTTGCCGCCTGGATCACGAAAGCGGGGCTGAAGTCCGAACATTTTTTGTTCCCTAGTCGGCTATCCAATTCGCCCCATGTTTCGACCCGACAGTACGCCCGAATCGTCCATCAATGGGTCGCTGCTGTTGGGCTCGATTCGACTGTCTATGGCACGCACACCATGCGGCGAACCAAGGCAACGCTGATTTACAAGAGAACGAAAAATCTGCGTGCGGTTCAACTGCTGCTCGGGCATAGCAAGCTGGAGAGCACCGTTCGATATCTTGGTATTGAGGTGGATGACGCGCTAGAAATCTCGGAGCAGACTGAAATTTAA
- the nirB gene encoding nitrite reductase large subunit NirB — MSKPRLVLIGNGMAGVRTVEELLKIKPDHYDITIFGAEPHPNYNRILLSPVLAGEMTISEIVLNELDWYKEKGIKLHTGKNIAKIDRVKRKVIADDGTEEEYDRLLVATGSTPFMLPIPGNDLPGVIGYRDIKDTDEMIEAAKLHKHAVVIGGGLLGLEAANGLKLRGMDVTVIHLGPWLLERQLDEIAGKMLQKSLEDKGLKFLLQKQTEALIQGESGRVAAIRFKDGMQIPADLVVMAAGIRPNYSLAEASGIYCNRGIVVNDTMQTYDPKVYAVGECVSHRGIAYGLVAPLFEQAKVAANHLAGYGIGRYTGSVTSTKLKVTGIDLFSAGNYMGGEDTEEIVLNDPYGGVYKKLVIKDNKLVGGVMYGDTADGPWYFQLLKDGRDIHDIRDQLIFGQSLVGDVGHAGNSKAASMADSAEVCGCNGITKGTIVQAIKANGLFTLDEVKKHTKAASSCGSCAGLVEQILASTIGGAYTPAASDKKPICGCTDHSHKMVRDAILNQHLTSKESVFMSLEWKTPNGCDKCRPAVNYYLISTWPHEAKDDPQSRFINERAHANIQKDGTYSVVPRMWGGLTTPNELRAIADAAEKYNVPTVKVTGGQRIDLLGVKKEDLPKMWADLNAAGMVSGHAYGKSIRTVKTCVGMEHCRFGTQLAMSMGVKLEKMLFDMYAPHKVKLAVSGCPRNCAEAGIKDVGIIGVDSGYELYIAGNGGIKTEVAQFLCKVTSDEEVMEYSGAFLQLYRVEGWYLERTCHYLERVGMDYVKGKIVEDEEGRKALYASLLDSLKDAKDPWATSREPEAIKQFIPIVPVAVNA, encoded by the coding sequence ATGAGCAAACCTCGTCTCGTCCTCATCGGTAACGGCATGGCCGGTGTTCGCACCGTGGAAGAACTGCTGAAGATCAAGCCGGATCATTACGACATCACGATCTTTGGTGCTGAACCGCACCCGAACTACAACCGCATCCTGCTTTCACCGGTGCTCGCCGGTGAAATGACCATTTCGGAAATCGTCCTCAACGAACTCGACTGGTACAAGGAAAAGGGCATCAAGCTCCATACCGGCAAAAACATCGCCAAGATCGACCGCGTCAAGCGCAAGGTGATTGCAGATGACGGTACCGAGGAAGAATACGACCGCTTGCTGGTGGCGACTGGTTCGACCCCGTTCATGTTGCCGATTCCGGGTAATGATCTGCCCGGCGTCATTGGTTATCGCGACATCAAGGATACCGACGAGATGATCGAAGCCGCCAAGCTGCACAAGCATGCAGTGGTGATCGGTGGCGGTCTGCTCGGTCTGGAAGCGGCCAACGGCCTCAAACTGCGCGGCATGGATGTGACTGTGATCCACCTCGGCCCGTGGCTGCTGGAGCGCCAGCTTGATGAAATCGCCGGCAAGATGCTGCAGAAATCGCTGGAAGATAAGGGTTTGAAATTTCTGCTGCAGAAACAAACTGAAGCCTTGATACAGGGCGAATCCGGTCGCGTTGCCGCAATTCGTTTCAAGGACGGCATGCAGATTCCGGCGGATTTGGTGGTCATGGCTGCTGGCATCCGCCCGAATTACTCGCTGGCCGAAGCATCAGGTATCTATTGCAATCGTGGCATTGTGGTCAATGACACGATGCAGACCTACGATCCGAAAGTTTATGCAGTTGGTGAGTGTGTCAGCCATCGCGGCATCGCCTATGGTCTGGTCGCGCCGCTCTTTGAACAAGCCAAGGTTGCCGCGAATCATCTGGCGGGCTACGGCATCGGCCGTTACACCGGCTCGGTGACCTCGACTAAATTGAAAGTTACCGGTATCGACCTGTTCTCGGCCGGCAACTATATGGGCGGCGAGGATACCGAAGAAATCGTTCTCAACGACCCGTATGGTGGCGTGTACAAAAAACTGGTGATCAAGGACAACAAGCTGGTCGGCGGCGTCATGTATGGTGACACGGCGGATGGCCCGTGGTACTTCCAGCTGCTCAAGGATGGCCGTGATATTCACGACATCCGTGATCAACTGATTTTCGGCCAGTCATTGGTTGGCGACGTGGGCCATGCCGGCAACAGCAAGGCCGCTTCGATGGCTGACAGCGCCGAGGTTTGCGGCTGTAACGGCATCACCAAGGGCACCATCGTCCAGGCGATCAAGGCCAATGGCCTCTTTACGCTGGACGAGGTAAAGAAGCACACCAAGGCGGCGTCCTCCTGCGGCTCCTGTGCCGGCCTCGTTGAACAGATTCTGGCTTCGACCATCGGTGGTGCTTACACCCCTGCAGCTTCTGACAAGAAGCCGATCTGCGGTTGTACCGATCATTCGCACAAGATGGTGCGCGATGCCATCCTCAACCAGCACCTGACCAGTAAGGAATCTGTCTTCATGTCGCTGGAGTGGAAAACGCCGAACGGTTGCGACAAGTGCCGCCCGGCGGTGAACTACTACCTGATTTCGACCTGGCCGCACGAAGCCAAGGACGATCCGCAGTCGCGCTTCATCAATGAACGCGCCCACGCCAACATTCAGAAGGACGGCACCTATTCGGTTGTGCCGCGTATGTGGGGTGGCCTGACGACCCCAAACGAGTTGCGTGCCATCGCCGATGCCGCCGAGAAGTACAACGTGCCGACCGTGAAAGTAACGGGCGGCCAGCGGATTGACCTGCTCGGCGTCAAGAAGGAAGACCTGCCGAAAATGTGGGCTGACCTTAACGCCGCCGGCATGGTTTCCGGCCACGCTTACGGCAAGTCGATCCGCACCGTGAAGACCTGCGTCGGCATGGAGCATTGCCGTTTCGGCACACAGCTGGCGATGTCGATGGGCGTCAAGCTTGAGAAGATGTTGTTTGACATGTACGCCCCGCACAAGGTCAAGCTGGCGGTTTCTGGTTGCCCGCGCAACTGCGCCGAGGCTGGCATCAAGGACGTTGGCATCATCGGCGTCGATTCCGGCTACGAGTTGTACATCGCCGGCAACGGCGGGATCAAGACCGAAGTCGCGCAGTTCCTGTGCAAGGTGACGTCGGACGAGGAGGTGATGGAATATTCCGGCGCCTTCCTGCAACTGTACCGGGTTGAGGGCTGGTATCTGGAACGCACCTGTCATTACCTGGAGCGCGTCGGCATGGATTACGTCAAGGGCAAGATTGTTGAGGATGAAGAAGGCCGCAAGGCGCTCTACGCCAGCCTGCTCGACTCACTGAAAGATGCCAAAGACCCGTGGGCGACGTCGCGCGAGCCGGAAGCAATCAAACAATTCATCCCCATCGTGCCGGTTGCGGTCAACGCCTGA
- a CDS encoding IS3 family transposase (programmed frameshift) has protein sequence MKKRFSEEQIIGFLQQAEAGIPIKELCRQHGFSDGSFYNWRAKFGGMSVPDAKRLKELEAENGRLKRLLAESILDAEALKAALGRKLSPQQKREAVMVMRESTTISERRACLLVGLSRTVLHYESTAQPENEQLQARLVELASERRRFGYRRLHALVRREGVQVNHKRIYRLYSDAGLSVRRRKKRHGVAVERQALELPSSPNQVWSMDFVSDALANGRRIKVLTIVDDFSKEAIDLAVDFGISGHYVTRVLDQAARFRGYPKAIRTDQGPEFTGKALDQWAYQHGVQLKLIQAGKPTQNAFIESFNGRFRDECLNDHWFTSLPQARILIAAWRRDYNQHRPHSSLDYLTPAEFAAKHRSSDPDDPVGKGCL, from the exons TTGAAGAAGCGGTTTTCAGAAGAGCAGATCATCGGCTTTTTGCAGCAGGCAGAAGCCGGCATACCGATCAAGGAACTGTGTCGGCAACATGGCTTCAGTGACGGATCGTTCTACAACTGGCGAGCGAAGTTCGGCGGCATGTCGGTTCCAGATGCCAAGCGTCTGAAGGAATTAGAGGCCGAGAACGGTCGGCTTAAACGTCTGCTGGCCGAATCGATCCTCGATGCGGAGGCACTCAAGGCTGCTTTAGGCCGAAAA CTGAGCCCCCAGCAAAAGCGTGAGGCAGTCATGGTGATGCGTGAATCGACAACGATTTCCGAGCGCCGTGCCTGCCTGCTGGTGGGTTTGTCGCGCACGGTCCTGCATTACGAATCGACGGCACAGCCAGAGAATGAGCAATTGCAGGCAAGACTGGTTGAGCTAGCCAGCGAGCGTCGCCGGTTCGGCTATCGCCGTCTGCATGCCTTGGTTCGCCGTGAGGGCGTTCAGGTCAATCACAAGCGTATCTATCGCCTCTACAGCGATGCCGGCCTATCGGTTCGGCGCCGCAAGAAGCGACATGGTGTGGCCGTCGAGCGGCAGGCGCTGGAATTGCCGTCCTCACCGAACCAGGTCTGGTCGATGGATTTTGTCAGTGACGCATTAGCCAATGGCCGCCGGATCAAGGTGCTGACCATCGTCGATGACTTCAGCAAGGAGGCCATCGATCTCGCTGTCGATTTCGGAATATCGGGACATTACGTGACCCGGGTGCTCGATCAGGCTGCGCGTTTCAGGGGCTATCCCAAGGCGATCCGGACCGATCAGGGACCGGAATTCACCGGCAAGGCGTTGGACCAATGGGCCTACCAGCACGGCGTGCAGCTCAAGCTGATCCAGGCTGGCAAACCGACGCAGAATGCGTTCATCGAGAGCTTCAACGGCAGGTTTCGGGATGAATGCCTGAACGACCATTGGTTTACGAGCTTGCCTCAGGCTCGTATCCTGATTGCCGCTTGGCGCCGCGACTACAACCAGCATCGGCCGCATAGCTCACTGGATTACCTGACGCCCGCAGAGTTTGCAGCCAAGCACCGATCCAGTGATCCCGACGATCCTGTCGGGAAAGGATGTCTTTAG
- a CDS encoding ATP-binding protein gives MAHHALGWSVIVKQMLVGGMAYFLLAKFGMALFSLQPSNITLLWLPSGIGLLMCLAGRNRALPFIFLASFAANFHGMALPSLGLQILHTMIAAFADSFAAWFAAFMLRRHLPFGLSRPFDLIPFTVFVCVIPTLVSASFLAGNLALGGYIAWTQTVNFILMLLVADSLGILLCYPMLEAWKKQHRITSAEILPWLLLTVGILTIVHLAFAWMHAMIFLLIPAFLYMVFRKGHVGEHLTLTMAACLIVAEASHNLGPFQIANAELGRQMLVFFLFSTAMTVTGMWLQQQQLLAKQALIEDQNVQLSQAKEAAEAANIAKSNFLANLSHEMRTPLHQIHGMAQLVGREPLSQKQMDRLHKLEVSCVRMTDLVDAILEFTRIDSGMTAAQEAPFALEDLLSGVASMVEEQAASKQLRLMVESTDFPSRMIGDVRLIRMALFNYANNAVRFTEHGSVILRAQLIEENALLGVVRFEVEDTGIGISPENVTRLFSVFEQVDNSPTRKFGGLGVGLAMTRKIAVVMSGDAGCESIPGKGSIFWFTVRLRRE, from the coding sequence ATGGCACACCATGCTCTGGGCTGGAGCGTTATCGTCAAGCAAATGCTCGTCGGCGGGATGGCCTACTTTCTCCTCGCCAAGTTTGGAATGGCGCTTTTCTCGCTGCAACCCAGCAATATCACCTTGTTGTGGTTGCCATCGGGAATCGGTCTCCTGATGTGCCTAGCCGGCAGAAACAGGGCGTTACCTTTCATCTTCCTTGCAAGTTTCGCCGCAAATTTCCACGGCATGGCATTGCCATCCCTGGGCCTGCAAATACTGCATACCATGATTGCAGCCTTTGCGGATTCTTTCGCTGCCTGGTTTGCGGCATTCATGTTGCGTCGCCACCTGCCATTTGGCCTGTCGAGGCCGTTTGATTTGATTCCATTTACGGTCTTTGTCTGTGTCATCCCTACGCTGGTTTCGGCTTCCTTCCTGGCAGGCAATCTGGCGCTGGGGGGCTACATTGCGTGGACGCAAACGGTGAATTTCATACTGATGCTGCTTGTGGCGGATAGCCTTGGAATCCTGCTTTGCTATCCCATGCTGGAGGCTTGGAAAAAGCAGCATCGAATTACCTCCGCTGAAATCCTGCCTTGGCTGTTGCTGACCGTCGGAATATTGACGATTGTCCATCTGGCGTTTGCTTGGATGCACGCCATGATCTTCCTGCTTATCCCGGCTTTTTTGTACATGGTTTTCAGAAAGGGCCATGTGGGAGAGCACCTGACCCTGACCATGGCCGCGTGCCTGATCGTCGCCGAAGCTTCGCACAACCTGGGCCCCTTCCAAATTGCCAATGCCGAGCTAGGCCGGCAGATGCTGGTATTTTTTCTGTTCTCTACCGCGATGACAGTGACCGGCATGTGGCTACAGCAGCAGCAACTCCTCGCCAAGCAAGCCCTGATTGAAGACCAGAACGTGCAACTCTCCCAAGCCAAGGAAGCCGCAGAGGCCGCCAACATCGCCAAGAGCAACTTCCTGGCAAACCTGAGCCATGAAATGCGCACACCATTGCACCAGATACATGGCATGGCTCAACTTGTAGGTAGGGAACCGCTGTCACAAAAGCAAATGGACAGGCTTCACAAACTGGAAGTCTCCTGCGTCCGCATGACGGATCTTGTTGATGCGATTTTGGAGTTCACGCGCATCGATTCCGGCATGACAGCCGCGCAGGAAGCGCCGTTTGCACTTGAAGACCTTTTAAGCGGCGTGGCCTCGATGGTTGAAGAACAGGCCGCCAGCAAACAGTTACGGCTCATGGTCGAAAGTACTGACTTCCCAAGCCGTATGATCGGCGATGTGCGCCTAATCAGAATGGCCTTGTTCAATTACGCCAACAATGCCGTCCGATTTACGGAGCATGGCAGCGTAATATTGCGGGCCCAACTGATTGAAGAGAACGCGCTGTTGGGGGTCGTTCGTTTCGAGGTGGAAGACACAGGCATCGGCATTTCGCCAGAGAATGTCACACGTTTGTTTTCAGTCTTCGAACAGGTTGATAACTCACCAACGCGCAAATTTGGCGGCCTGGGTGTCGGGTTGGCAATGACCCGAAAAATTGCGGTGGTGATGTCCGGCGATGCCGGTTGCGAGAGTATCCCCGGCAAGGGCAGCATATTCTGGTTTACGGTCAGGTTGCGGAGAGAGTGA
- the nirD gene encoding nitrite reductase small subunit NirD, producing MSNWKLICPLEDIPQLGSRIVKPATGGDIAIFRTSDDQVFAMHDKCPHKGGPLSQGIVHGKRVTCPLHGWNIGLEDGHAVAPDVGSCTKFEVKLENGQVFLAV from the coding sequence ATGAGTAACTGGAAACTGATTTGCCCGCTGGAAGACATCCCACAACTCGGCTCGCGCATCGTCAAGCCGGCGACTGGTGGCGACATTGCCATCTTCCGTACCTCCGATGACCAGGTCTTCGCCATGCACGACAAATGTCCGCACAAGGGCGGCCCGTTGTCGCAAGGCATCGTCCACGGCAAGCGCGTGACTTGCCCGTTGCACGGCTGGAATATCGGTCTGGAAGACGGCCATGCTGTCGCGCCGGATGTTGGTTCCTGCACCAAATTCGAAGTGAAGCTGGAAAACGGCCAGGTTTTCCTGGCGGTTTGA
- a CDS encoding bifunctional protein-serine/threonine kinase/phosphatase: MSRQLKITAGQYSAKGRKEINQDFHGVLVPSGPQLASKGIAIALADGISSSDVSQEAAQAAVTAFLEDYYCTSDAWSVKTSAEHVLGATNSWLYSQTQQSQHRYNRERGYVCTFSGIIIKSRTAHLFHVGDARIYRLRGTALEQLTEDHRVRVSSAQSYLARAMGMDKKVEVDYQAIPLEEGELLVLATDGVYEFIDAACVAAAIEGRAGNFDLAAKAVVEEALKRGSGDNLTIQIIRIDELPTPESNEMFRQLSELPFPPQLDARMDFDGYRIVREIKGSARSHIYLAIDSETGENVVIKTPSVDLQANPAYLERFLMEEWIARRINSPHVLKPCSQTRKRNYIYVVTEYIEGQTLAQWMIDNPKPDLPTVRGLIEQIAKGLQAFHRLEMVYQDLKPDNIMIDSTGTVKIIDFGATRVAGVMEIATPIEQINLLGSAAYAAPEYFLGENGSSRSDIFSLGVIAYQMLSGKLPYGVEVAKSRTKAAQRKLAYQTVLNEEREIPAWIDDAIRKAVEPAPFARYEVLSEFVFDLHHPNQEFLNKTKPPLIERNPVIFWKSVSFVLFLALVGVSAVRFH, encoded by the coding sequence ATGAGCCGCCAACTAAAAATCACCGCCGGGCAGTATTCCGCTAAAGGTCGCAAGGAAATCAATCAGGATTTCCATGGCGTGCTCGTGCCCAGTGGGCCGCAACTCGCCAGCAAGGGCATTGCCATTGCGTTGGCTGACGGCATCAGCAGCAGCGATGTCAGCCAGGAGGCGGCGCAGGCGGCGGTTACTGCTTTTCTCGAAGATTATTACTGCACTTCGGATGCATGGTCGGTCAAAACCTCGGCTGAACATGTGCTGGGCGCCACCAATTCCTGGCTCTATTCGCAGACCCAGCAAAGCCAGCACCGCTACAACCGCGAGCGCGGCTATGTCTGCACCTTCAGCGGCATTATCATCAAGTCGCGCACGGCGCATCTGTTTCATGTCGGTGATGCCCGCATCTACCGCCTGCGCGGAACAGCGCTTGAGCAGCTGACCGAGGACCATCGCGTCCGCGTTTCATCAGCGCAGAGCTATCTGGCGCGTGCCATGGGTATGGATAAGAAGGTTGAAGTTGATTACCAGGCGATTCCGCTGGAGGAGGGCGAGCTGCTGGTGCTGGCGACTGATGGTGTTTATGAGTTCATTGATGCAGCTTGCGTCGCGGCGGCTATCGAAGGTCGTGCCGGCAATTTCGATCTGGCGGCCAAAGCCGTTGTCGAAGAAGCCTTGAAGCGAGGCAGCGGCGACAACCTGACGATTCAGATCATCCGTATCGACGAACTGCCAACGCCCGAATCCAACGAAATGTTCCGCCAGCTCTCTGAATTGCCTTTCCCGCCGCAACTCGATGCGCGGATGGATTTCGACGGCTACCGGATCGTGCGCGAAATTAAGGGTAGTGCGCGCAGCCACATCTATCTGGCGATCGATAGCGAAACTGGCGAAAACGTCGTAATCAAGACGCCCTCGGTCGACTTGCAAGCCAACCCGGCTTATCTCGAACGCTTTCTGATGGAAGAGTGGATCGCCCGGCGCATCAACAGCCCGCACGTGCTCAAGCCATGCTCGCAAACGCGCAAACGCAACTACATCTACGTTGTTACCGAATACATCGAAGGCCAGACCCTCGCCCAATGGATGATTGACAACCCCAAGCCAGACCTGCCCACCGTGCGCGGCCTCATCGAACAGATCGCCAAAGGCCTGCAGGCCTTCCACCGCCTCGAAATGGTCTATCAGGATCTGAAGCCTGACAACATCATGATCGACAGCACCGGCACGGTGAAGATCATCGATTTCGGCGCAACGCGGGTTGCCGGCGTCATGGAAATTGCCACACCCATCGAACAGATCAACTTGCTCGGCTCTGCCGCCTACGCCGCGCCGGAATATTTCCTCGGCGAAAACGGCTCGTCGCGCTCAGACATCTTCTCGCTCGGTGTCATCGCCTACCAGATGCTTTCCGGTAAGCTACCCTACGGCGTCGAAGTTGCCAAATCGCGGACTAAGGCAGCACAAAGGAAGCTCGCTTATCAAACCGTCCTCAACGAAGAGCGCGAAATTCCCGCTTGGATTGACGATGCCATTCGCAAGGCTGTCGAACCCGCCCCATTCGCTCGTTACGAGGTGCTCTCCGAATTCGTCTTCGACCTGCATCACCCGAACCAGGAGTTTCTAAATAAAACCAAACCGCCGCTGATCGAACGCAATCCGGTGATCTTTTGGAAGAGCGTTTCCTTTGTGCTGTTTTTGGCGTTGGTTGGCGTCAGCGCCGTACGTTTTCACTGA
- a CDS encoding formate/nitrite transporter family protein — protein MAYLAPSEFVTKMIDAGESKIFMSTRDTLIRAFMAGAILNLAAAFAVTVTVQTGQPLVGAMLFPVGFIMLYLLGFDLLTGVFTLCPLALIDKRPGVTMKGILRTWGLVFTGNFAGSLTVAVLMVIVWTFGFSEAPNAIAQKIGHIGEGRTLGYSAHGTAGMLTIFTRGVLCNWMVSTGVVCAMICTNVSGKIMAMWMPIMVFFYMGFEHSVVNMFLFPTGLMMGGNFTLMDYLIWNELPTALGNLVGGLFFVGLTMYSTHVRTAPKRNAY, from the coding sequence ATGGCCTATCTAGCACCTAGCGAATTCGTCACCAAAATGATCGACGCCGGCGAATCAAAAATCTTCATGTCCACCCGCGATACCCTGATTCGCGCCTTCATGGCCGGCGCCATTCTTAATCTCGCGGCAGCCTTTGCAGTTACTGTCACGGTTCAGACCGGCCAGCCACTGGTCGGTGCGATGCTCTTCCCGGTTGGTTTTATCATGCTTTACCTGCTCGGTTTCGATCTGCTCACCGGGGTGTTCACGCTCTGCCCGCTGGCCCTGATCGACAAACGCCCCGGCGTCACCATGAAGGGTATCCTGCGCACCTGGGGGCTGGTATTTACCGGTAACTTTGCCGGTTCACTGACAGTGGCGGTGCTTATGGTGATCGTCTGGACCTTCGGTTTCTCAGAGGCACCCAATGCCATCGCGCAAAAAATCGGCCATATTGGTGAGGGTCGTACCCTTGGCTACTCGGCACACGGCACCGCCGGCATGCTGACTATCTTTACCCGTGGCGTGCTGTGCAACTGGATGGTATCGACCGGCGTTGTCTGCGCGATGATTTGTACCAATGTCTCGGGCAAGATCATGGCCATGTGGATGCCGATCATGGTCTTCTTCTACATGGGTTTTGAGCACTCCGTCGTCAATATGTTCCTCTTTCCTACCGGTTTGATGATGGGTGGTAACTTCACGCTAATGGATTACCTGATTTGGAACGAGCTCCCGACCGCGCTGGGTAATCTCGTTGGTGGTTTGTTTTTTGTTGGCCTGACGATGTATTCGACTCACGTTCGTACCGCACCGAAGCGTAACGCCTACTAA
- a CDS encoding methyl-accepting chemotaxis protein, with protein MNSTSVFQRMILLVAMPLIGLILSAALQVQQAYVAYKNSRQTLHLMEVSVRAGNLIHTLQVERGSTAGYLQSKGRKFADVLPSVREKTDNLLEIYKQKADNIDSNVMPALAKSLSESQRSLYDISSLRESANQLALPVPDEIAYYTKAIGNLIGSMNLGVDFNHNALISKKMIAYLSFVRAKESAGQERALVTAAFAADRVDLPQLMEILSRFHQQDAYLNDFRSIAGAAERAALESVMSGDAAKEVARLRSVLINNSLQGGFGVEPGAWFKTMTSKIDGMYETEKLITAAIEAEAEELLQASRTAFLATLTLGILAIILTALVSLWVARSIGVPLREMASFAEISIANNDFSGTVPEYGASEVVRAAKAFNQLVSKFRNIIVDTKRSSDQITRVAHDLSLSSQHVGESSFIQSSATEAVAAAVEQSSVSIGETSTHAHTVACVVNSAREDTENALAVMLETVHNMTLVARLIGESGSSVKLLDQSSKKIGHIIQVIRDIADQTNLLALNAAIEAARAGEQGRGFAVVADEVRKLAERTGLATGEISGLISEIQDGIEGAVSAMAQANEQADASLALVNRTEKALHQIEQGSREVAGNVQNISSALGEQDSAIREIAVSVEKIAQMTESNNIEANANSQTATQLDCLSIELRTAVSVYKV; from the coding sequence ATGAATTCAACGTCCGTATTCCAGCGGATGATTTTGCTGGTTGCAATGCCGTTAATTGGATTGATTCTTTCGGCGGCCCTGCAAGTCCAGCAGGCATACGTGGCTTATAAAAATAGTCGACAGACGCTCCATCTCATGGAGGTTTCTGTCCGCGCAGGTAACCTGATCCATACCCTTCAAGTTGAGCGCGGATCGACTGCTGGATATCTTCAATCGAAAGGGCGTAAATTTGCAGATGTTCTGCCAAGTGTCCGAGAAAAGACCGACAATCTTCTAGAGATCTATAAACAAAAGGCTGACAACATCGATTCAAATGTGATGCCGGCGCTAGCAAAATCGCTCTCCGAGTCTCAAAGAAGTTTGTATGACATATCCAGTTTGCGAGAAAGTGCCAACCAGCTAGCGTTGCCTGTGCCCGATGAAATCGCCTATTACACGAAAGCGATTGGCAATCTGATTGGCAGCATGAATTTGGGTGTTGATTTTAATCATAATGCCCTGATTTCAAAGAAGATGATCGCCTACCTGAGCTTTGTTCGAGCAAAAGAAAGTGCAGGTCAGGAGCGAGCACTGGTAACAGCAGCCTTCGCCGCCGATCGGGTAGATCTACCGCAACTGATGGAGATTCTTTCCCGTTTCCATCAACAGGATGCTTACCTAAACGACTTCCGGAGCATTGCGGGCGCTGCGGAAAGGGCTGCGCTGGAATCCGTTATGTCGGGGGATGCTGCCAAAGAGGTAGCGCGATTACGATCAGTGTTGATAAATAATTCGCTACAAGGTGGTTTTGGCGTTGAACCTGGCGCATGGTTCAAGACTATGACGTCCAAGATTGATGGCATGTATGAAACCGAGAAACTAATCACTGCAGCCATTGAGGCTGAAGCAGAGGAACTATTACAGGCCAGTCGAACTGCATTTCTTGCGACACTCACGCTTGGGATTTTAGCAATAATTTTGACGGCCCTCGTGTCCCTCTGGGTTGCCCGTAGTATAGGAGTTCCTTTACGTGAAATGGCCAGCTTTGCTGAGATATCGATTGCCAATAATGACTTTAGCGGGACGGTTCCAGAATATGGTGCTAGCGAAGTGGTGCGAGCCGCCAAAGCTTTCAACCAACTTGTAAGCAAATTCCGGAACATTATTGTAGACACTAAGCGCTCAAGCGACCAAATTACCCGCGTAGCTCATGACCTATCCTTATCGAGCCAACATGTCGGCGAAAGCTCTTTTATTCAGTCAAGTGCTACTGAGGCAGTTGCAGCCGCCGTTGAGCAATCATCTGTGAGTATTGGTGAAACATCTACACATGCCCATACTGTGGCGTGTGTAGTTAATAGTGCGCGCGAAGACACCGAAAATGCGCTCGCCGTCATGCTTGAAACAGTGCATAACATGACCCTCGTTGCACGCTTGATTGGAGAATCTGGATCTAGCGTTAAGCTACTCGATCAAAGCTCAAAGAAGATTGGTCACATTATACAAGTCATCAGGGATATAGCAGATCAAACCAATCTACTAGCACTAAATGCCGCCATTGAAGCTGCCCGTGCAGGGGAGCAGGGGCGGGGCTTTGCCGTCGTTGCTGACGAGGTCAGGAAACTTGCGGAACGTACTGGGTTAGCAACGGGCGAAATCAGTGGTTTGATTAGCGAAATTCAGGATGGAATTGAGGGCGCAGTGAGTGCCATGGCTCAAGCCAACGAACAAGCTGACGCAAGTTTGGCTCTGGTCAATCGCACAGAGAAAGCACTGCACCAAATCGAACAAGGTTCACGCGAGGTAGCTGGGAACGTGCAGAACATTTCATCCGCACTTGGCGAACAAGATTCAGCCATTCGGGAAATAGCAGTGAGCGTAGAAAAAATTGCTCAGATGACTGAGAGCAACAATATAGAGGCTAACGCCAATAGCCAAACGGCCACACAATTGGACTGCTTGTCTATCGAGCTTCGAACTGCTGTCTCCGTATACAAAGTCTAG